A single window of Sphaerodactylus townsendi isolate TG3544 linkage group LG05, MPM_Stown_v2.3, whole genome shotgun sequence DNA harbors:
- the R3HDML gene encoding peptidase inhibitor R3HDML — translation MTTLLHVHLYLPGFVFWALLKSGTFGLPNTTELLYPTSGTEAGLLPNLGGPRTRGKRYISPRDMSTLLDYHNQVRSKVSPPAANMEYMMWDEKLARSAQAWAKHCIWDHGPPHLMRYVGQNLAIHSGRYRSVVDLVKSWYYEKQYYSFPYPHECKPRCPSKCSGSVCSHYTQMVWASSNRIGCAVHTCTNMNVWGSTWRRAVYLVCNYAIKGNWIGEAPYKMGRPCSACPPSYGSTCSNNMCYSGLKSNKVSWF, via the exons ATGACTACTCTCTTGCATGTGCATTTGTATCTTCCTGGCTTTGTCTTCTGGGCTTTGCTGAAATCAGGCACCTTTGGACTACCGAATACCACTGAACTTCTTTACCCAACCAGCGGCACTGAGGCAGGTCTCCTACCTAACCTTGGAGGACCTAGGACTCGTGGAAAGCGCTATATTTCTCCCAGGGACATGAGCACTCTTTTGGACTATCACAACCAAGTGAGGTCAAAGGTGTCTCCGCCAGCTGCCAACATGGAGTATATG ATGTGGGATGAGAAGTTGGCCAGATCTGCACAGGCATGGGCAAAACATTGTATATGGGACCATGGACCTCCACATCTGATGAGATATGTTGGTCAGAACTTGGCCATTCACTCTGGCAG GTACCGTTCAGTTGTGGACCTTGTGAAATCATGGTATTATGAGAAGCAGTATTATTCTTTTCCTTATCCCCATGAGTGCAAGCCCAGATGCCCTTCCAAATGCAGTGGTTCAGTCTGCAGCCATTATACCCAG ATGGTGTGGGCTTCTTCCAACAGAATTGGCTGTGCTGTTCATACCTGCACCAACATGAATGTGTGGGGCAGCACCTGGCGGCGAGCAGTCTACTTAGTGTGTAACTATGCTATTAA GGGAAACTGGATAGGAGAAGCACCTTACAAAATGGGGAGACCCTGCTCAGCCTGCCCACCAAGTTATGGAAGTACCTGCAGCAATAATATGTGTTACTCCGGACTCAAATCCAACAAAGTGTCCTGGTTCTGA